A single Epinephelus fuscoguttatus linkage group LG13, E.fuscoguttatus.final_Chr_v1 DNA region contains:
- the LOC125899576 gene encoding bromodomain adjacent to zinc finger domain protein 2B-like isoform X8, with the protein MEFGERLASPSSAPSSLHMASSSASSSPAPPQTPSTKSSPAPSPAGSSPLTTCGHPIQVTGDERLNMSGSSNGFPLVSRPAFGLYTSSSGRSEFGGLGSLGLSALAAHSQFGTFPDWWRPSEAHSRGAAAFFPPLLGLHPAFASTFKSHDPIHLSRTSVSVGVIGTVNGRSASSPTGNCAVNTSSFPTKGSMEKIKNNSSRIQKNSQDLGKLHQKIIQKTKEKRSNKRPLEISSMSGSQSGSLSDSSSDGEESSSDPDDMEEEGEDEEDNDEDEDDQSNDSEDSDSEKESRVERKVKRLTQNTSESKKKRPCTADGNTTPDSHRETLTSPHRLQSSSRPAGLSQSTALFLQSSRIAEEKGQQHISVIQATGLAAGNSPLAPSHREASPLRSRSSPNPVSFSNTPKHSYPSTSQKHFSHSSSPKHGSVSSSPKTHPLCSPAKPLPLCSSPKPVSLSFSPRPPTPSASQKPPHKPKFLMPSLKHTQLADGMKESSGNPSDERLLHLNSFKLKQSLHSKNSVKQAFSLRPKNQNWHKSHKNSASSSSQTQHKHSSDTLSSHLLSLPHSDDTNLFLSHHLNGAIHSAVQDAPLALITKPRSQSSTPSSKPLLVATSPPCPMPINLSTGTKDMSDSSASPLKSSASSSLAHRPRKTKTPKSLHLVKSLSKPSSSCPPVDLVRGSESDIHSSKDSDDSLGDDLDDDDEDNEDDIDGEDSGSSLSESESNLDSDSDGSEDDMKERSETAADSDAERTPLKRTKAPLSSHKSTLNLSANCSLLNLQIVKPPSLSSGLLTSTTVTSSGAAGNHSTLSPSFTFATLPGPGKRRRVTDERVLRLPLEFGWRRETRIRTVAGRLQGEVAYFAPCGKKLRQYPDVMKYLLRNGITEISRDNFSFSTKIKVGDFYEAREGPEGLQWVLLAEEEIAPSIIAMDGRRSRCTQSERQPIGDGNGSRQWKSHPLSIGENSFQDVGDAKLLRKLEAQEIARQAAQIKMMRKLEKQAMAQAAKEARKQQAIMAAEERRKKREQMKILKQQAKRKKKEEAANAKILEAEKRNKEKEMRRLQAVILKHQELERHRLDMVWERERRRQHMMLMKAVEARKKAEEKERLKKEKKDEKRLNKERKLELRRLELEKAKELKKPNEDMCLADHKPLPELSRIPGLVLPGSTFSDCLMVLQFLRSFGKVLRLDINPNMLSLSDLQEGLLNTGDSMGKVQDLLVSMLSAAVCDPGIPAGHKNKTALGDHLTNVGINRDNVSEILQIYMEAHCEQTEVAALALSLRTKAFQAHSPSQKASMLAFLVNELCCSKAVISEIDKNIDHMTNLRKDKWVVEGKLRKLRSIHAKKTGKRDSSVGGEDSHTFVIPTARNKGKRKDGDSEEEEDEDDDSEDQGDDDDDEEEESGGKKGKKAEICEEEDDSVHSASMEELEKQIEKTYKQQIQIRQKLFDSSHSLRSMTIGQDRYKRRYWVLPHCSGIFVEGMESSEGHEEVEKEKKRKRTAQVIRVKEEQQEEAKTPVVSSPAQSTDGDTTTPESQQDKDSLNLFLQKPGSFSKLSKLLEVAKMAQDSDINSHNSHSAKVPTTHPSCPASQTATNQQGLIDKSDTSVPSLLSAPQLRSSPWITCGSQSVLHEDQLSKILMEKSNQWFSLLPRSPCDESSFTSGSSPPASSSPLQTISTKSPSSLSPNPRASASSSAPAGINNLQPSVLQQVKSGIHQSRLTRCDVSGAAPSPSLPSSGASLLPVLDLASQHAEDDASRAISLANNNSVNKSETPEPLSDKPDCASFPAVEVAKTQDYPSPQPIPEEMLCGWWRVADTEELHSLVKALHGRGIREKALQKQIQKHMEYTTQLCANSKDAFDVSELEKQEMSEETVESWCVEEQAMEVDISLLQRVEALERKVISASLQVKGWMHPEPQSEREDLVYHEHKLSFSPAPEKKGQRETSQEELSGTVVRRPDNPLDIAVIRLAELERNIERSSEEEVAPGMRMWRKALGEVRSSAQLSLCIQQLQKSIAWERSIMKVHCQLCQKGDNEELLLLCDGCDKGCHTYCHKPKITTVPDGDWYCPTCVAKSAVCSVIEESGQSPRSRKQQSRTAGGGKKGSEVKRNSKPSVVGELIKEEAASSTSVPKKGTKEFKKRKGDDSPPSAQAGHDSPVSCGKKAKTAKDNNTNALAMCRVLLAELEAHQDAWPFLMPVNQKAVPGYRKVIKKPMDFSTIREKLTNNQYLNLESFIVDVNLVFDNCEKFNEDDSEIGRAGHSMRRFFDKRWTELLE; encoded by the exons ATGGAGTTTGGCGAGCGGCTGGCCTCCCCATCCTCGGCCCCGTCCTCCCTTCACATGGCCTCCTCTTCAGCCAGCTCCTCTCCTGCTCCACCCCAGACACCCTCCACAAAAAGCAGCCCGGCCCCTAGCCCTGCGGGCAGCTCCCCTCTCACCACCTGTG GCCATCCAATCCAGGTAACAGGAGATGAACGTTTAAATATGTCTGGCAGCTCCAATGGTTTTCCTTTGGTCAGCCGTCCAGCCTTTGGGCTCTACACGTCAAGTTCAGGCCGCTCTGAGTTCGGAGGCCTAGGAAGTCTGGGTCTGTCTGCATTGGCTGCTCACTCCCAGTTTGGTACATTTCCAG ACTGGTGGCGGCCATCTGAGGCACATTCCAGAGGAGCGGCAGCCTTCTTCCCTCCACTTCTGGGTCTGCATCCTGCATTTGCGTCAACCTTCAAAAGCCACGATCCCATTCACTTGTCGCGTacctcag TTTCTGTAGGCGTAATTGGGACAGTGAATGGTAGGAGTGCTTCTTCACCTACTGGGAACTGTGCTGTGAACACCAGTTCATTTCCAACAAAGGGAAGCatggagaaaattaaaaacaacagtagTCGGATTCAAAAGAACAGCCAGGACCTGGGCAAACTTCACCAGAAGATCattcagaaaacaaaagaaaag aGATCCAACAAAAGACCACTAGAGATCTCCAGCATGAGTGGCAGCCAATCAGGATCATTGTCAGATAGCTCCAGTGATGGCGAGGAGAGCAGCAGTGATCCTGAtgacatggaggaggagggagaggacgaggaggacaatgatgaagatgaggatgatCAGAGCAATGATAGTGAGGACTCTGATTCAGAAAAAGAGAGTCGAGTGGAAAGGAAAGTCAAG CGGCTGACACAGAACACTTCTGAGAGTAAAAAGAAGAGACCTTGCACTGCCGATGGAAATACAACGCCAGACAGCCATCGGGAGACTTTGACTTCCCCGCACCGCCTGCAGTCCTCTTCTCGTCCTGCTGGCCTGTCACAGTCCACAGCGCTCTTCCTCCAGAGCTCCAGGATTGCAGAGGAGAAAGGCCAGCAGCACATCAGTGTCATCCAGGCCACAGGGTTGGCAGCCGGCAACAGTCCCCTAGCACCGTCCCACAGGGAGGCCTCTCCTCTGCGCTCCAGGTCCTCACCCAACCCTGTCTCCTTCTCCAACACACCGAAGCACTCATATCCTTCCACCTCACAAAAGCACTTCTCTCATTCGTCCTCACCGAAGCATggctctgtctcctcctctccaaaaactCACCCTCTCTGTTCCCCTGCAAAGCCCCTGCCTCTGTGTTCCTCACCCAAGcctgtctccctctccttttcacCCAGACCACCAACACCGTCAGCCTCACAAAAGCCTCCACATAAACCTAAATTCCTGATGCCCTCTCTGAAGCACACCCAGCTGGCTGATGGCATGAAGGAGAGCAGTGGAAACCCTTCTGATGAAAGATTGTTACACTTGAacagttttaaattaaaacag TCCCTCCACTCCAAGAACTCTGTGAAGCAAGCGTTCTCCCTGCGACCTAAGAACCAGAACTGGCATAAAAGTCACAAAAACTCAGCATCCTCATCATCGCAGACACAGCATAAACATTCATCAGATACCTTGAGCAGTCATTTACTGTCTCTCCCACACAGCGATGACACCAATCTGTTCTTGAGCCATCACCTTAATGGAGCGATCCACAGCGCAGTTCAGGATGCCCCTTTGGCTCTCATCACCAAGCCCCGCAGCCAGAGCAGCACCCCCAGTAGCAAGCCCCTCCTGGTAGCCACCAGCCCTCCCTGTCCCATGCCCATCAACCTGAGCACTGGTACTAAGGACATGTCTGACAGCTCTGCTTCCCCACTTAAATCATCAGCCTCATCAAGTCTTGCTCACAGACCAAGAAAGACCAAGACTCCCAAGTCTCTGCATCTAGTGAAGAGCCTGTCTAAACCCAGCTCATCCTGTCCACCTGTGGACTTGGTCAGAGGCAGTGAGTCTGATATCCACAGCAGCAAAGACTCAGACGACTCTTTAGGAGATGACTTGGACGACGACGATGAAGACAATGAAGATGATATTGACGGTGAAGATTCTGGCAGTAGCCTGTCAG AGTCAGAGAGCAATCTGGATAGCGATTCTGATGGCTCCGAGGATGATATGAAGGAGCGCAgtgagacagcagcagacagcgaTGCAGAAAGGACTCCCCTGAAACGCACTAAAGCGCCCTTGTCTTCTCACAAGTCCACCTTGAACCTCTCAGCCAACTGCTCCCTGCTTAACCTGCAGATCGTCAAGCCTCCTAGTTTATCTAGTGGTCTGCTCACCTCCACCACAGTGACCAGTTCAGGGGCAGCGGGTAACCACAGCACCCTATCGCCATCCTTCACGTTTGCCACGCTGCCAG GAccagggaagaggaggagagtaACAGATGAGAGAGTTCTGCGGTTGCCTCTTGAGTTCGG GTGGCGGAGAGAGACCCGTATCAGGACTGTCGCAGGTCGTCTACAAGGAGAGGTGGCTTACTTTGCTCCATGTGGGAAGAAGCTGCGTCAGTACCCTGATGTAATGAAG TACTTACTGCGGAATGGAATAACTGAAATCTCACGGGATAACTTCAGCTTCAGTACGAAAATTAAAGTTGGTGACTTTTATGAAGCCAGAGAGGGACCAGAG GGTTTACAGTGGGTCCTGCTGGCAGAGGAGGAGATCGCTCCAAGTATCATAGCGATGGACGGGAGGCGCAGCAGGTGCACACAGTCTGAGCGGCAGCCAATAGGTGATGGGAATGGGTCCAGACAGTGGAAGTCTCATCCTCTTAGTATTGGTGAAAATAGCTTCCAAGATGTCGGTGATGCAAAGCTGCTACGCAAACTAGAGGCTCAAG AAATAGCTCGACAGGCAGCTCAGATCAAAATGATGAGGAAGCTCGAGAAGCAGGCCATGGCGCAAGCAGCCAAAGAGGCAAGGAAACAACAAG CAATAATGGCCGCAGAGGAGAGGCGGAAAAAGAGGGAGCAGATGAAGATTCTTAAACAGCAA gcaaaaagaaagaagaaagaagaagcagCCAATGCCAAAATATTGGAGGCTGAGAAGCGAAATAAG GAGAAGGAGATGCGAAGACTGCAAGCTGTCATACTGAAGCACCAG GAGTTGGAGAGGCATAGACTAGATATGGTATGG GAGAGGGAAAGACGCAGGCAGCACATGATGCTCATGAAGGCTGTGGAGGCCCGTAAGAAGGCGGAG GAGAAGGAGCGTctaaagaaagagaagaaggatGAGAAACGGTTAAACAAGGAGAGGAAACTGGAGCTCAGAAGACTGGAGCTGGAAAAAGCAAAAGAGCTAAAGAAACCAAATGAAGACATGTGTTTAGCAGATCATAAG CCACTTCCAGAGTTGTCCCGCATCCCTGGTCTGGTCTTACCAGGGAGTACTTTCTCCGACTGCCTGATGGTGCTGCAGTTTCTGCGCAGCTTTGGGAAGGTCCTGAGGTTAGACATAAACCCAAACATGCTCAGTCTAAGTGACCTTCAGGAGGGGTTGCTCAACACTGGGGACAGTATGGGCAAGGTGCAGGACCTGCTGGTGAGCATGCTCTCCGCAGCTGTGTGTGATCCTGGCATACCTGCAGGTCACAAG AATAAAACTGCCTTGGGGGACCACCTGACCAATGTGGGGATCAACCGGGACAACGTGTCTGAGATCCTTCAGATCTACATGGAGGCTCACTGCGAGCAGACAGAGGTGGCTGCTCTGGCCCTCAGCCTCAGGACCAAGGCGTTTCAGGCCCACAGCCCGTCACAGAAGGCCTCCATGCTCGCGTTCCTGGTTAATGAGCTCTGCTGCAGTAAGGCTGTGATCAG TGAGATCGACAAAAACATAGATCACATGACCAACCTGAGGAAGGATAAGTGGGTCGTGGAGGGAAAACTTCGCAA aCTGAGGAGTATTCATGCCAAGAAGACCGGGAAGAGAGACAGCAGTGTGGGGGGAGAAGACAGCCACACATTTGTCATCCCCACTGCCAGAAACAAAGGCAAAAGGAAAGACGGggacagtgaggaggaggaggacgaggatgaCGACAGTGAAGACCAAGGAGACGACGACgatgatgaggaagaagaatCGGGGGGAAAGAAGGGGAAGAAAGCTGAGATATGTGAAGAGGAG GATGACAGTGTACACTCAGCCAgcatggaggagctggagaaacAGATCGAGAAAACATACAAG CAACAGATTCAGATCAGACAGAAGTTATTCGACTCGTCTCACTCTCTGCGCTCCATGACGATTGGACAGGATCGCTACAAGAGACGATACTGGGTCCTTCCGCACTGTAGTGGCATCTTTGTGGAGGGCATGGAAAGCAGTGAAG GTCATGAAGAggtggagaaagagaagaaaagaaagaggactGCCCAGGTGATCAGGGTAaaagaagagcagcaggaagAAGCAAAGACACCAGTGGTCTCCAGCCCAGCGCAGAGCACAGACGGTGATACAACCACACCGGAGAGCCAGCAGGACAAAGACAGTCTCAATCTCTTCCTCCAGAAACCCGGCTCCTTCTCCAAGCTCAGCAAACTCCTTGAAGTAGCCAAAATGGCTCAAGATTCAGACATCAATTCTCACAACAGTCACTCTGCTAAAGTCCCTACCACTCATCCCTCATGTCCCGCCTCTCAGACAGCCACTAATCAGCAGGGACTGATAGATAAATCGGATACTTCAGTGCCATCTCTGCTTAGTGCGCCACAGCTCAGAAGTAGTCCCTGGATTACCTGCGGCTCTCAGTCTGTCCTTCATGAGGACCAGCTCTCCAAAATACTGATGGAAAAGAGCAACCAGTGGTTTAGCCTCTTGCCTCGCTCTCCTTGTGATGAGTCCTCCTTCACCTCTGGCTCCAGCCCTccagcctcctcctctccacttcAGACCATCAGCACCAaatccccctcctccctctcccctaATCCCCGGGCTTCAGCCAGTTCCAGCGCTCCTGCTGGGATCAATAACCTGCAGCCGTCTGTCCTTCAG CAAGTCAAGTCTGGCATTCATCAAAGCAGGCTGACGAGGTGTGATGTGTCCGGCGCAGCACCAAGTCCCAGCCTGCCCTCCTCTGGTGCTTCTCTACTCCCCGTGTTGGATCTGGCCTCCCAGCATGCAGAGGATGATGCCAGCAGGGCCATCTCTCTGGCAAATAACAACTCTGTCAACAAGAGCGAGACCCCAGAGCCCCTGAGTGACAAGCCCGATTGTGCATCGTTCCCTGCTGTGGAAGTGGCCAAGACCCAGGACTACCCTAGTCCCCAGCCTATCCCCGAGG AGATGCTGTGTGGCTGGTGGAGGGTGGCAGACACGGAGGAGCTGCACAGTCTGGTCAAGGCCCTTCATGGCCGAGGCATCAGAGAGAAGGCCTTGCAGAAACAGATCCAGAAACATATGGAGTATACGACCCAGCTCTGTGCAAACAGCAAAGATG CGTTTGATGTGTCAGAGCTGGAGAAGCAGGAGATGAGCGAGGAGACAGTGGAGAGTTGGTGTGTTGAGGAGCAGGCCATGGAGGTGGACATCAGCCTGCTGCAGCGGGTCGAGGCTCTGGAGAGGAAAGTCATCTCTGCCAGCCTGCAGGTCAAG GGATGGATGCATCCCGAGCCCCAGTCAGAGAGGGAGGATCTGGTTTATCATGAGCACAAGCTCTCCTTTTCCCCCGCTCCAGAGAagaaaggacagagagaaaccAGCCAGGAGGAACTCTCTGGCACGGTGGTGCGGCGGCCCGACAATCCCCTTGATATAGCTGTCATCAGGCTGGCAGAGTTGGAGAGGAACATTGAGCGCAG CAGCGAGGAGGAGGTGGCACCTGGGATGAGGATGTGGCGTAAAGCCCTCGGTGAAGTCCGCAGTTCTGCTCAGCTGTCACTCTGCATTCAGCAGCTACAGAAATCCATTGCCTGGGAACGATCCATCATGAAAGTG CACTGCCAGCTCTGTCAGAAAGGGGATAATGAAGAACTGCTCTTACTCTGTGACGGCTGTGACAAAGGCTGCCACACTTACTGCCACAAACCCAAGATCACTACAGTACCTGACGGCGACTGGTATTGTCCCACCTGTGTAGCAAAG TCTGCTGTGTGTTCTGTCATTGAGGAGAGCGGACAATCCCCCCGGAGTAGGAAGCAACAGAGCCGAACAGCTGGAGGAGGGAAGAAAGGCAGCGAGGTAAAACGAAACAGTAAGCCATCTGTGGTAGGAGAGCTCATCAAAGAGGAGGCTGCCAGCAGCACCAGCGTGCCAAAGAAAGGTACCAAGGAGTTcaagaagaggaaaggagacGACAGCCCGCCCAGCGCCCAGGCCGGCCATGACAGCCCTGTCTCATGCGGGAAAAAAGCCAAGACAGCCAAAGACAACAACACAAATGCGCTCGCAATGTGCCG AGTGCTGCTGGCTGAGCTGGAGGCCCATCAGGACGCTTGGCCCTTCCTCATGCCTGTCAACCAGAAAGCCGTCCCTGGTTACAGGAAGGTCATCAAAAAACCCATGGACTTCTCCACCATCAGAGAAAAGCTCACCAACAACCA